A genomic window from Candidatus Kouleothrix ribensis includes:
- a CDS encoding MBL fold metallo-hydrolase: MRLTLLGTGTSMGVPVIGCRCAVCTSPDQHNKRLRTSALLEVAGLSLLFDAGPDLRQQALAVGLSRLDGVLLTHAHADHISGLDDLRPLNFAQRAAIPLYGSATTLRMVRERFAYAFSETSHGSTRPALELVEIQSGAPFQIKHLQVVPFDIQHGTWTITGFRIGGLGYVTDASHIPRESLDHLRDLDLLVLNALRQAAHPTHFTVEQACEQIGRLAPRRALLVHMTHDLDHATVNADLPEHIRLAYDGQVLEIDDQNYDIL; encoded by the coding sequence ATGCGATTGACCTTGCTTGGGACTGGCACATCCATGGGCGTACCAGTGATTGGCTGCCGCTGCGCCGTCTGTACGTCGCCGGACCAGCATAATAAGCGTCTGCGCACGTCGGCGCTGCTCGAGGTGGCGGGCCTGTCGCTGCTGTTCGACGCCGGGCCTGATCTGCGCCAGCAGGCGCTGGCGGTCGGGCTGAGCCGGCTCGATGGTGTGCTGCTGACACACGCGCACGCCGATCATATCTCTGGCCTCGACGACCTGCGCCCGCTCAATTTTGCCCAACGCGCGGCCATCCCACTGTATGGCTCGGCTACCACCCTGCGCATGGTGCGCGAGCGCTTTGCCTATGCGTTCAGCGAGACATCGCACGGCTCAACCCGGCCGGCGCTTGAGTTAGTCGAGATCCAGAGCGGTGCGCCATTTCAGATCAAGCATCTTCAGGTGGTGCCGTTCGACATCCAGCATGGCACATGGACAATTACTGGCTTTCGGATCGGCGGGCTGGGCTACGTGACCGACGCCAGCCATATTCCGCGCGAGTCGCTCGACCACTTGCGCGATCTCGATCTGCTGGTGCTGAACGCGCTACGCCAGGCCGCCCACCCGACTCACTTCACCGTCGAGCAAGCCTGTGAGCAAATTGGCCGGCTGGCCCCGCGCCGCGCGCTGCTTGTACACATGACCCACGATCTCGATCACGCCACCGTCAACGCCGATCTGCCCGAGCATATTCGCCTGGCGTACGATGGCCAGGTGCTCGAGATTGACGATCAGAACTACGATATATTATAG